The Lycium ferocissimum isolate CSIRO_LF1 chromosome 10, AGI_CSIRO_Lferr_CH_V1, whole genome shotgun sequence genome window below encodes:
- the LOC132033823 gene encoding MA3 DOMAIN-CONTAINING TRANSLATION REGULATORY FACTOR 2, with translation MDFTTGKLSNEHQEQLRSASESADPLSVSPLQISPKSPCSPKSPKSPKSPKSPRSPRSPGDRHTKHGSDRGSPLKNKKNSHSPRDGRPKKGGCGGKGTWGGLMDTDDVHAIDPNDPNYTSSEDIERTTSTKGMVAAFEEYKKKAIILVEEYFQNDDITSTANELRELGMSCYDFYFIKKLVSMSMDRHDKEKEMAAVLLSALYAEVIKPQQVYKGFSKLLESADDFIVDIPDAIDILALFIARAVVDDILPPSFLAKANSSLPKDSKGIEVIKRAEKSYLSAPLHAEIIERRWGGSKNKTVEDVKDKINNLLIEYVVSGEKNEACRCIKDLNMRFFHHEIVKRAIIMAMEKQQAENRLLDLLKKAGEEGLINSSQLSKGFNRIIDNIDDLSLDIPNARVIFQSIISKAASEGWLCISSLKSLSTQLEKQEIDEKLVKEFKLKAISMIKEYFLSGEIVEVSRFLESENSLCLAELNSIFVKKLITLAMDRKNREKEMASVLLSSVCFPADDVVNGFVMLIEAADDTALDIPIVVEDLAMFLARAEVDEILTPQHMEEIGSQFFEPNSIGNKVVLMAKSLLKGRLSGERILRCWGGGGSSTNGWAIEDVKDKIRKLLEEFESGGDAKEAYRCIKELGMPFFHHEVVKKLLVIIIEKKNERLWGFLKECFSMGLITMYQMTKGFARVAESLDDLALDVPGAEKQFKVYVERAEAEGWLDSTFSFNRLGHPMENGFC, from the exons ATGGATTTTACAACCGGAAAGTTATCAAATGAACACCAAGAACAACTACGATCTGCTTCAGAAAGTGCAGATCCATTATCAGTATCCCCATTACAGATATCTCCAAAATCACCATGCTCCCCGAAGTCCCCGAAGTCCCCAAAGTCCCCAAAATCTCCAAGGTCCCCAAGGTCTCCCGGTGATCGTCACACCAAGCATGGCTCAGACAGGGGAAGTccccttaaaaataaaaaaaattcacattcCCCAAGAGATGGTcgtccaaagaaag GAGGATGTGGAGGTAAAGGCACTTGGGGTGGATTAATGGATACCGATGATGTCCATGCTATTGACCCCAATGATCCAAACTACACTAGTAGTGAG GATATTGAGAGAACAACAAGTACTAAAGGTATGGTTGCAGCATTTGAGGAATACAAAAAGAAGGCAATAATATTAGTGGAAGAATATTTTCAGAATGATGACATAACATCCACAGCCAATGAATTAAGAGAACTTGGGATGTCTTGTTATGACTTCTACTTTATTAAAAAGCTAGTATCAATGTCTATGGACagacatgacaaagaaaaagaaatggcAGCTGTTTTATTATCTGCTCTTTATGCTGAAGTTATCAAACCCCAACAAGTCTACAAAGGTTTCAGTAAACTCTTGGAATCTGCAGATGATTTCATCGTAGACATTCCTGATGCAATCGACATTCTCGCGTTGTTCATTGCAAGAGCAGTTGTTGATGATATACTTCCTCCTTCATTTTTAGCAAAAGCAAATTCTTCTCTGCCTAAAGATTCAAAGGGAATTGAGGTGATTAAAAGAGCTGAAAAAAGTTACCTTTCCGCTCCTTTACATGCTGAAATCATCGAGCGTCGATGGGGTGGAAGTAAGAATAAAACAGTTGAAGATGTGAAGGACAAGATCAATAATTTGCTTATTGAGTATGTGGTAAGTGGAGAGAAAAATGAGGCTTGTAGATGTATTAAGGATTTGAATATGCGCTTTTTCCATCATGAAATTGTTAAGAGGGCTATTATCATGGCAATGGAAAAGCAACAAGCGGAAAATCGCCTTTTGGACTTACTAAAGAAGGCTGGAGAAGAAGGTTTGATAAACTCAAGTCAATTATCAAAGGGGTTCAATAGGATTATTGACAATATCGATGACCTGTCACTTGACATACCAAATGCAAGGGTGATTTTTCAGTCCATAATTTCTAAGGCAGCATCGGAGGGTTGGTTATGTATTTCATCTTTAAAGTCGTTATCGACACAACTTGAAAAGCAAGAAATTGATGAAAAGCTTGTGAAAGAGTTCAAATTAAAAGCTATATCCATGATCAAAGAGTACTTTTTATCAGGTGAAATTGTAGAAGTAAGTAGGTTTTTAGAGTCGGAgaacagtttgtgtttggcaGAGCTAAACTCGATATTTGTGAAAAAGTTGATAACTTTGGCTATGGACAGGAAAAACAGAGAGAAAGAGATGGCATCTGTTTTATTATCATCTGTCTGTTTTCCAGCAGATGATGTGGTAAATGGCTTTGTAATGTTAATAGAAGCAGCGGATGATACAGCTTTAGACATTCCAATTGTTGTTGAGGACTTAGCGATGTTTTTGGCTAGAGCAGAAGTAGATGAAATTTTAACTCCACAACATATGGAAGAAATTGGGAGTCAATTTTTCGAGCCGAATTCAATAGGGAACAAAGTTGTACTAATGGCAAAATCTTTGCTAAAAGGTAGATTATCTGGTGAAAGAATACTAAGGTGTTGGGGTGGTGGTGGAAGTAGTACAAATGGATGGGCAATAGAAGatgttaaggataaaataagaaaattactAGAGGAATTTGAATCTGGAGGAGATGCAAAAGAAGCATATAGATGCATAAAGGAACTAGGAATGCCATTTTTTCACcatgaagttgtgaagaaattaTTGGTGATTATAATTGAGAAGAAAAATGAGAGGTTATGGGGTTTTCTCAAAGAATGTTTTAGTATGGGACTAATAACTATGTACCAAATGACAAAAGGTTTTGCTAGAGTTGCAGAATCACTTGATGATTTGGCACTAGATGTACCAGGTGCTGAAAAACAATTTAAAGTTTATGTTGAAAGAGCTGAGGCTGAAGGATGGTTAGATTCCACTTTTAGTTTCAATAGACTTGGACATCCCATGGAAAATGGCTTTTGCTGA
- the LOC132033824 gene encoding glucan endo-1,3-beta-glucosidase 9, producing the protein MASNKLPVILVLFLAIRVEAIGVNWGTSASHPLPPSKVVELLKANNINKVKLFDTNSEIMEALSGSNIDVTVGIPNTMLRSLNSSLKSAHSWVHDNLTRYFSNGARIQYIAIGDEPFNQIYGEQFLPFVVGAAENIQTALTKAKLAGKVKLVVPCSFDAFRSESGSPSKGHFRADVNRTMAELLRFLSKHQSPFFVNISPFFSYRNNKNISLDFALFKETARPHKDNHRTYKNSFDLSYDTLVSALSSAGFDKMDIVIGQIGWPTDGAANATSSNAQVFMKGLVDHLHSRAGTPLRPKEPPTETFIYSLFDEDQRNLTSGNFERHWGLFTFDGQAKYQFDLGQGSGKRANAQNIHYLSSKWCVVNNNQNMSNATARALEACSYADCSVLSPGGSCFNLSWPGNISYAFNSYYQQHDQRADSCDFGGLGLITTVDPSVGTCRFIVQLGTSNSALHQKFTMITIATILLWLVGGGL; encoded by the exons ATGGCTTCTAACAAACTTCCAGTAATTTTAGTTCTGTTCTTAGCCATTAGGGTTGAAGCTATAGGGGTGAACTGGGGCACCTCAGCTTCACACCCATTGCCACCGTCCAAAGTAGTGGAGCTGTTGAAGGCGAACAATATCAACAAAGTGAAGCTATTTGACACTAACTCAGAAATCATGGAGGCTCTATCTGGTTCAAACATTGATGTGACAGTAGGCATTCCAAATACCATGCTTCGTAGTTTGAATTCTTCCTTGAAGTCTGCTCATAGTTGGGTCCATGATAATCTCACCCGCTACTTTTCTAATGGAGCCCGAATACA GTACATTGCCATTGGAGATGAACCATTCAATCAAATTTATGGTGAGCAGTTCCTTCCTTTTGTTGTTGGAGCTGCTGAGAATATCCAAACTGCATTGACCAAAGCTAAGCTGGCTGGGAAGGTGAAACTAGTTGTTCCGTGCAGTTTTGATGCCTTTCGGTCAGAATCTGGCTCACCGTCAAAGGGGCATTTCAGAGCAGATGTAAATAGAACAATGGCTGAACTCCTCAGATTTCTTAGCAAACACCAATCTCCTTTCTTTGTTAATATTTCACCCTTCTTCAGTTATCGTAATAACAAGAACATTTCCCTCGACTTTGCTCTCTTCAAAGAAACTGCACGCCCTCATAAAGACAATCACAGAACCTACAAGAACAGCTTTGACTTGAGTTATGATACCCTTGTTTCAGCTTTATCCTCTGCTGGCTTTGATAAAATGGATATAGTCATTGGGCAGATTGGTTGGCCAACAGATGGAGCTGCCAATGCTACCTCATCCAATGCTCAGGTTTTCATGAAAGGCCTCGTGGACCATCTTCATAGCAGAGCAGGAACACCATTAAGGCCTAAAGAACCACCAACAGAAACCTTTATCTATAGCCTTTTTGATGAAGATCAAAGAAACTTAACCTCTGGAAATTTTGAAAGACACTGGGGTCTGTTTACGTTTGATGGCCAGGCCAAATACCAATTTGATTTGGGGCAAGGCTCAGGAAAACGAGCAAATGCCCAAAATATCCACTACCTTTCTTCCAAATGGTGTGTTGtgaataacaatcaaaacatgtcCAACGCAACTGCACGGGCTTTGGAGGCATGTTCTTATGCTGATTGCAGTGTACTGTCACCTGGAGGTTCTTGTTTTAACCTCAGTTGGCCTGGGAATATTTCTTATGCGTTTAATAGCTACTATCAACAACATGATCAAAGGGCGGATAGTTGTGACTTTGGTGGCTTGGGCTTGATTACCACAGTTGATCCCTCAGTGGGTACTTGCAGATTTATTGTTCAACTAGGCACATCCAATTCAGCTCTCCATCAGAAATTCACTATGATCACCATAGCAACCATTTTGTTATGGCTAGTTGGTGGAGGACTTTGA